The Oharaeibacter diazotrophicus genome includes a window with the following:
- a CDS encoding protein phosphatase CheZ, which produces MADMTAEHMARVIDYLRNDRKGAEISLEDVMRLAEAMTDTLRSYIHPIDVSVYAELGEMAGMIASMKKDIGDIKLADMRYDRIPAAGRELDAIVEATETATNAIMSAAEEIMGADPSDQDAFQALVNDKVVEIFEACSFQDITGQRISKVVQTLNHLDTRISQLVERLKLVPSDQPPAPDEETAEERRRRELILHGPQLKGEGVSQDDIDALLA; this is translated from the coding sequence ATGGCCGACATGACCGCCGAGCACATGGCTCGCGTGATCGACTACCTGCGCAACGACCGCAAGGGTGCGGAGATCTCGCTCGAGGACGTCATGCGCCTCGCCGAGGCCATGACCGACACGCTGCGCAGCTACATCCATCCGATCGACGTCAGCGTCTACGCCGAACTCGGCGAGATGGCCGGCATGATCGCTTCGATGAAGAAGGACATCGGCGACATCAAGCTGGCGGACATGCGCTACGACCGCATTCCCGCCGCCGGCCGCGAACTCGACGCCATCGTCGAGGCTACCGAGACCGCCACCAACGCCATCATGTCGGCGGCCGAGGAGATCATGGGCGCCGACCCGTCGGATCAGGACGCCTTCCAGGCGCTGGTCAACGACAAGGTGGTCGAGATCTTCGAGGCCTGCTCGTTCCAGGACATCACCGGCCAGCGCATCTCCAAGGTGGTGCAGACCCTGAACCACCTCGACACGCGCATCAGCCAGTTGGTGGAACGTCTGAAACTGGTGCCGAGCGACCAGCCGCCGGCACCCGACGAGGAGACCGCGGAGGAACGCCGCCGCCGCGAACTGATCCTGCACGGCCCCCAGCTCAAGGGCGAGGGCGTCAGCCAGGACGACATCGACGCGCTGCTGGCCTGA
- a CDS encoding response regulator, translating into MALDTSIPVLVVDDYKTMIRIIRNLLKQLGFEDVDEASDGTEALGKMRERRYGLVISDWNMEPMTGYELLKQVRADTSLAKTPFIMVTAESKTENVIAAKKAGVNNYIVKPFNAQTLKGKIEAVFGD; encoded by the coding sequence ATGGCCCTGGACACTTCGATCCCGGTTCTCGTGGTCGACGACTACAAGACCATGATCCGAATCATCCGGAACCTGCTGAAGCAGCTGGGTTTCGAGGACGTGGACGAGGCCTCCGACGGCACCGAGGCCCTCGGCAAGATGCGCGAGCGCCGCTACGGGCTCGTCATCTCCGACTGGAACATGGAGCCCATGACCGGCTACGAGCTGCTGAAGCAGGTCCGTGCCGACACCAGCCTCGCCAAGACGCCCTTCATCATGGTGACCGCCGAGTCCAAGACGGAGAACGTCATCGCGGCGAAGAAGGCGGGCGTGAACAACTACATCGTCAAGCCGTTCAACGCGCAGACGCTGAAGGGCAAGATCGAGGCCGTGTTCGGCGACTGA
- a CDS encoding MaoC family dehydratase gives MAFAEITQYCFEDLAVGMRETYLKTVMDSDVIGFAQLSGDRNPIHLSEHFAARTRFGGRIAHGLYTASLISAVLGMRLPGPGAVYLSQTLNFKAPVRIGDVIAVSVEVVELLEKGARARLHCEARVDAAVVLEGEAMVKVPRRAEIEAIARE, from the coding sequence ATGGCCTTCGCGGAGATCACCCAGTACTGCTTCGAGGACCTCGCGGTCGGCATGCGCGAGACCTACCTCAAGACCGTGATGGATTCCGACGTCATCGGCTTCGCGCAGCTGTCCGGCGACCGCAATCCGATCCACCTGTCGGAGCATTTCGCCGCCCGCACCCGCTTCGGCGGCCGCATCGCGCACGGGCTCTACACCGCCAGCCTGATTTCGGCCGTGCTCGGCATGCGCCTGCCCGGTCCCGGCGCGGTCTATCTGTCGCAGACGCTGAACTTCAAGGCGCCGGTCAGGATCGGCGACGTCATCGCCGTGTCGGTCGAGGTGGTCGAACTGCTCGAGAAGGGCGCCCGCGCCCGCCTGCACTGCGAGGCCCGCGTCGACGCCGCCGTCGTCCTCGAGGGCGAGGCGATGGTCAAGGTGCCGCGCCGCGCCGAGATCGAGGCGATCGCGCGGGAGTGA
- a CDS encoding bifunctional riboflavin kinase/FAD synthetase: MPGSSFLVHDLALADGAAGLPSVLSGAVVAIGNFDGVHRGHQAVLEAARAEADRRGAPAVVLTFEPHPRDVFKPDEKVFRLTPPHVKARIAEALGFDGLVTLGFDRALAAVPAEDFVADVLVRRLAIVGVAVGWNFHFGARRGGTPDRLAELGALEGFAVEIVQPFADEGGTAVSSSRIRGLIADGAVGEAAGLLGYRWFFEGTVVDGDKRGRTIGYPTANVRLPAETRLAHGIYAVLIEIDGETRHGVASFGRRPTFDNGAPVFETYVFDFAGDLYGRTVAVTPVSYLRPEMRFDGVAALVAQMDLDAAEARTLLAALTPLTPLDRALHFA; encoded by the coding sequence ATGCCGGGCTCGTCCTTCCTCGTCCACGACCTCGCCCTCGCCGACGGCGCCGCGGGTCTGCCGTCCGTCCTTTCCGGTGCGGTCGTCGCGATCGGCAACTTCGACGGCGTGCACCGCGGCCATCAGGCGGTGCTGGAGGCGGCGCGCGCCGAGGCCGACCGCCGCGGCGCGCCCGCCGTGGTGCTCACCTTCGAGCCGCACCCGCGCGACGTCTTCAAGCCCGACGAGAAGGTGTTCCGGCTGACCCCGCCGCACGTCAAGGCGCGGATCGCCGAGGCGCTCGGCTTCGACGGCCTCGTCACCCTCGGTTTCGACCGCGCCCTCGCCGCCGTGCCGGCCGAGGACTTCGTCGCCGACGTGCTGGTGCGCCGGCTCGCCATCGTCGGCGTCGCGGTCGGCTGGAACTTCCACTTCGGCGCCCGCCGCGGCGGCACGCCGGACCGGCTCGCCGAACTCGGCGCGCTGGAGGGCTTCGCGGTCGAGATCGTGCAGCCCTTCGCCGACGAGGGCGGCACGGCGGTGTCGTCGAGCCGGATCCGCGGCCTGATCGCGGACGGGGCGGTCGGCGAGGCCGCCGGCTTGCTCGGCTACCGCTGGTTCTTCGAGGGCACCGTGGTCGACGGCGACAAGCGCGGCCGCACCATCGGCTATCCCACGGCCAACGTCCGCCTACCCGCCGAGACCCGGCTCGCCCACGGCATCTACGCCGTGCTGATCGAGATCGACGGCGAGACCCGCCACGGCGTCGCCAGCTTCGGCCGCCGGCCGACCTTCGACAACGGCGCACCGGTGTTCGAGACCTACGTGTTCGACTTCGCCGGCGACCTTTACGGCCGCACCGTCGCGGTCACGCCGGTGTCGTACCTCCGCCCGGAGATGCGCTTCGACGGCGTCGCCGCCCTGGTCGCGCAGATGGACCTCGACGCCGCCGAGGCCCGCACCCTGCTCGCCGCGCTCACGCCGCTCACCCCGCTCGACCGCGCCCTCCACTTCGCCTGA
- the ileS gene encoding isoleucine--tRNA ligase, with protein MTDRQPETARDYSETLNLPVTEFPMRAGLPQKEPALIARWDGMNLYARLRESAAGRPKFVLHDGPPYANGNLHIGHALNKTLKDIVTRSHQMLGYDSNYVPGWDCHGLPIEWKVEERYRADGKNKDEVPINDFRAECRAYAEHWVGVQAAEFRRLGVEGDFARPYTTMAFSAEAIIARELLKFAVSGQLYRGSKPVMWSVVEKTALAEAEIEYEEYQSDTIFVKFPVTTGDGALAGAAVVIWTTTPWTMPGNRAISYSNKIGYGLYEVTDAPENNWAKIGERYVLADALAEGVFKAAKVGAFARLADVSPDLLAGLVCAHPLKGLGGGYGFAVPLLDGDHVTDETGTGFVHTAPGHGTDDFEIWTANARALAERGIDTAIPFTVDDDGFLTREAPGFEGRRVITDKGDKGDANQAVIEALAAAGAMVARGRLKHQYPHSWRSKKPVIFRNTPQWFIHMDRAIDRPGDTLRTRALAAIEATEFYPPTGRNRLTGMIANRPDWVVSRQRAWGVPIAVFRHKDTGALIPGADFARNDDYVARVDAAFRAEGADAWFADGAAERFLGGLVDDVGSYEQVRDILDVWFDSGSTQAFVLEQRPDLKWPADVYLEGSDQHRGWFHSSLLESCGTRGRAPYDVLVTHGFTMAEDGRKMSKSLGNQVFPQDVIAQSGADILRLWVASTDYAEDQRIGKEILKTVTDTYRKIRNTLRWMLGTLAHDDGSSMPVAEMPELERLMLHRLAELDEVVRAGYRGFDYKRIHAQLSQFMTVELSAFYFDVRKDALYCDPAGSVRRRAALEVVRHLYRCLVTWMAPLMPFTMEEAWLDRHPGETSSVHLQLFPDIPAGWRDDELAEKWTKIRRVRRVVTGALEVERAAKRIGSSLEAAPVVHVADPELRAALDGVDLAEIAITSQIMVSDAPAPPGAFRLDDVADVAVVPALAEGRKCARSWKILPEVGTDPDYPDLTLRDAEAVRAFDAARSAA; from the coding sequence ATGACCGACCGCCAGCCCGAGACGGCCCGCGACTATTCCGAGACGCTGAACCTGCCCGTGACCGAGTTCCCGATGCGCGCCGGCCTGCCGCAGAAGGAGCCGGCGCTGATCGCGCGCTGGGACGGCATGAACCTCTACGCCCGCCTCCGCGAGAGCGCCGCAGGCCGTCCGAAGTTCGTGCTGCACGACGGCCCGCCCTACGCCAACGGCAACCTGCACATCGGCCACGCGCTCAACAAGACGCTGAAGGACATCGTCACCCGGTCGCACCAGATGCTGGGTTACGACAGCAACTACGTGCCCGGCTGGGACTGCCACGGCCTGCCGATCGAGTGGAAGGTCGAGGAGCGCTACCGCGCCGACGGCAAGAACAAGGACGAGGTGCCGATCAACGACTTCCGCGCCGAGTGCCGCGCCTATGCCGAGCACTGGGTCGGGGTGCAGGCGGCGGAGTTCCGCCGCCTCGGCGTCGAGGGCGATTTCGCGCGCCCCTACACCACCATGGCCTTCTCCGCCGAGGCGATCATCGCCAGGGAACTGCTGAAGTTCGCCGTGAGCGGCCAGCTCTACCGCGGCTCCAAGCCGGTGATGTGGTCGGTGGTCGAGAAGACCGCGCTCGCCGAAGCCGAGATCGAGTACGAGGAGTACCAGAGCGACACGATCTTCGTGAAGTTCCCGGTCACCACGGGTGACGGGGCGCTCGCCGGTGCGGCCGTGGTGATCTGGACGACCACCCCCTGGACCATGCCGGGCAACCGCGCGATCAGCTACTCGAACAAGATCGGCTACGGTCTCTACGAGGTCACCGACGCGCCCGAGAACAACTGGGCGAAGATCGGCGAGCGCTACGTGCTGGCCGACGCGCTCGCCGAGGGCGTGTTCAAGGCGGCCAAGGTCGGCGCCTTCGCGCGCCTTGCCGACGTCTCGCCGGATCTCCTGGCCGGGCTCGTCTGCGCCCATCCGCTGAAGGGCCTCGGCGGCGGCTACGGGTTCGCCGTCCCCCTCCTCGACGGCGACCACGTCACCGACGAGACCGGCACGGGCTTCGTGCACACCGCGCCCGGCCACGGCACCGACGACTTCGAGATCTGGACCGCGAACGCGCGCGCGCTCGCCGAGCGCGGCATCGACACCGCGATCCCGTTCACCGTCGACGACGACGGCTTCCTGACCCGCGAGGCGCCCGGCTTCGAGGGCCGGCGCGTCATCACCGACAAGGGCGACAAGGGCGACGCCAACCAGGCGGTGATCGAGGCGCTGGCCGCCGCCGGCGCCATGGTCGCGCGCGGGCGGCTGAAGCACCAGTATCCGCATTCCTGGCGCTCCAAGAAGCCGGTGATCTTCCGCAACACGCCGCAGTGGTTCATCCACATGGACCGCGCCATCGACCGCCCGGGCGACACCCTGCGCACCCGCGCCCTCGCGGCGATCGAGGCGACGGAGTTCTACCCGCCGACCGGCCGCAACCGGCTCACCGGCATGATCGCGAACCGGCCGGACTGGGTGGTGTCGCGTCAGCGCGCCTGGGGCGTGCCGATCGCGGTGTTCCGCCACAAGGACACCGGCGCGCTGATCCCCGGCGCGGACTTCGCCCGCAACGACGACTACGTCGCCCGCGTCGACGCGGCCTTCCGCGCCGAGGGCGCCGACGCGTGGTTCGCCGACGGCGCGGCCGAGCGCTTCCTCGGCGGCCTCGTCGACGACGTCGGGTCCTACGAGCAGGTCCGGGACATCCTCGACGTCTGGTTCGATTCCGGCTCGACCCAGGCCTTCGTGCTGGAGCAGCGGCCCGACCTGAAGTGGCCGGCCGACGTCTATCTCGAGGGCTCGGACCAGCACCGCGGCTGGTTCCACTCCTCGCTGCTCGAGAGCTGCGGCACCCGCGGCCGGGCGCCCTACGACGTCCTCGTCACCCACGGCTTCACCATGGCCGAGGACGGGCGGAAGATGTCGAAGTCGCTCGGCAATCAGGTGTTCCCGCAGGACGTGATCGCCCAGTCGGGCGCCGACATCCTCCGGCTCTGGGTCGCCTCGACCGACTATGCCGAGGACCAGCGCATCGGCAAGGAGATCCTGAAGACCGTCACCGACACCTACCGCAAGATCCGCAACACCCTGCGCTGGATGCTCGGCACGCTCGCCCACGACGACGGCTCGTCGATGCCGGTCGCCGAGATGCCCGAGCTCGAGCGGCTGATGCTGCACCGGCTCGCCGAACTCGACGAGGTCGTGCGCGCCGGCTACCGCGGCTTCGACTACAAGCGCATCCACGCCCAGCTGTCGCAGTTCATGACGGTGGAGCTGTCGGCCTTCTACTTCGACGTCCGCAAGGACGCGCTCTACTGCGACCCCGCCGGCTCGGTGCGCCGGCGCGCCGCGCTCGAGGTGGTGCGCCACCTCTATCGCTGCCTCGTCACCTGGATGGCGCCGCTGATGCCGTTCACCATGGAGGAGGCCTGGCTCGACCGGCATCCGGGCGAGACCTCGTCGGTGCACCTGCAGCTGTTCCCGGACATCCCGGCCGGCTGGCGCGACGACGAGCTCGCGGAGAAGTGGACGAAGATCCGCCGCGTGCGCCGGGTGGTCACCGGCGCGCTCGAGGTCGAGCGCGCGGCCAAGCGGATCGGCTCGTCGCTGGAGGCGGCGCCGGTCGTCCACGTCGCCGACCCCGAGCTGCGCGCCGCGCTCGACGGCGTCGACCTCGCGGAGATCGCGATCACCTCGCAGATCATGGTGTCCGACGCGCCGGCGCCGCCCGGGGCCTTCCGCCTCGACGACGTCGCCGACGTCGCCGTGGTCCCGGCGCTCGCCGAGGGTCGCAAGTGCGCGCGGTCGTGGAAGATCCTGCCCGAGGTCGGCACCGATCCGGACTATCCGGACCTGACGCTGCGCGACGCCGAGGCCGTGCGCGCCTTCGACGCCGCCCGGTCGGCCGCATGA
- the lspA gene encoding signal peptidase II: MSGAEAPRAPIALALAVTVAALVVDQASKLWILKGTDLADGGAIGLLPVLDLVLVWNRGISYGLFQQDDPVGRWGLVGFTVLAAVVLSVWMLRTNRRLVAASLALIVGGAIGNLIDRVAYGAVVDFVYFHVGSFSWYVFNLADVWIVAGVAGLLYDSFRPGHTDASKVN; encoded by the coding sequence ATGAGCGGGGCGGAGGCGCCGCGCGCGCCGATCGCCCTGGCGCTCGCCGTGACGGTGGCGGCACTCGTCGTCGATCAGGCGAGCAAGCTCTGGATCCTGAAGGGCACCGATCTCGCCGACGGCGGCGCGATCGGGCTCCTGCCGGTGCTCGACCTCGTGCTGGTGTGGAACCGCGGCATCTCCTACGGGCTGTTCCAGCAGGACGATCCGGTCGGGCGCTGGGGGTTGGTCGGCTTCACGGTGCTGGCCGCCGTGGTGCTGTCGGTGTGGATGCTCAGGACGAATCGCCGCCTCGTCGCCGCCAGTCTGGCGCTGATCGTCGGCGGGGCGATCGGCAACCTGATCGACCGCGTCGCCTACGGCGCCGTGGTCGATTTCGTCTATTTCCACGTCGGGAGCTTCTCCTGGTACGTGTTCAATCTCGCCGACGTGTGGATCGTTGCGGGGGTGGCGGGGCTCCTGTATGACTCCTTCCGCCCCGGCCACACCGACGCCTCAAAGGTGAATTAG
- a CDS encoding M16 family metallopeptidase: MTPRTSDVMRAGAVVALLAISAGTAAAAEPAPPVIGADVSSFTLDNGLEVVVIPDHRAPVVTHMVWYKVGSADEPEGKSGIAHFLEHLMFKGTKTHPEGEFSRVVAEIGGDENAFTTTDYTAYFQRVAKENLHLVMSYEADRMQNLILTDENVTPERQVVLEERAMRMESEPGAALGAAMDAVLYLRHPYGIPVIGWREEIEKLGKDDAIAFYDRFYTPNNAILVVAGDVVEADVRAAVADTYAKVARRAEPPVRARPRAVTLEVPRSVSEASAKVNQESVQLSWLAPSYRTAEPGEAEALELLSEAVAGGPTSPLYRDLVIERKLATSVGTSYNSGRYDDGEFSAYAVPREGVSLEDMRQALLDGLKRAVDTGLSDEAVARAKSRLEADTIYAQDSQTALARIFGSTLATGGTVDDVRHWPARIRAVPTAAVKAAAGLLAPERSVTGYLRSAPNGRS; the protein is encoded by the coding sequence ATGACGCCGAGGACGAGCGACGTGATGCGGGCGGGCGCGGTCGTCGCGCTGCTGGCGATCTCGGCCGGGACGGCCGCCGCCGCCGAGCCGGCGCCGCCGGTGATCGGGGCGGACGTATCGTCCTTCACGCTCGACAACGGCCTCGAGGTGGTGGTGATCCCCGACCACCGCGCCCCAGTCGTCACCCACATGGTCTGGTACAAGGTCGGCAGCGCCGACGAGCCCGAGGGCAAGTCGGGCATCGCCCACTTCCTCGAGCACCTGATGTTCAAGGGCACGAAGACCCATCCGGAGGGCGAGTTCTCCCGAGTGGTCGCCGAGATCGGCGGCGACGAGAACGCCTTCACCACCACCGACTACACCGCCTACTTCCAGCGGGTCGCCAAGGAGAACCTGCATCTCGTCATGTCCTACGAGGCGGACCGGATGCAGAACCTGATACTCACCGACGAGAACGTCACGCCCGAGCGCCAGGTGGTGCTCGAGGAGCGGGCGATGCGGATGGAGAGCGAGCCCGGCGCCGCGCTCGGCGCCGCCATGGACGCGGTGCTCTACCTGCGCCACCCCTACGGCATTCCGGTGATCGGCTGGCGCGAGGAGATCGAGAAGCTCGGCAAGGACGACGCCATCGCCTTCTACGACCGCTTCTACACCCCGAACAACGCCATCCTGGTCGTCGCCGGCGACGTCGTCGAAGCCGACGTCCGCGCCGCCGTGGCCGACACCTACGCCAAGGTCGCGCGCCGGGCCGAGCCGCCCGTGCGGGCGCGGCCGCGTGCCGTCACACTCGAGGTGCCGCGCAGCGTGTCCGAGGCGAGCGCCAAGGTGAACCAGGAGAGCGTGCAACTGTCCTGGCTGGCGCCGTCCTACCGCACCGCGGAGCCCGGCGAGGCCGAGGCGCTGGAGCTCCTGTCCGAGGCGGTCGCGGGCGGCCCGACCAGCCCGCTCTACCGCGACCTCGTGATCGAGCGCAAACTCGCGACCTCGGTCGGCACCAGCTACAATTCCGGGCGGTACGACGACGGCGAGTTCTCCGCCTACGCCGTGCCGCGCGAGGGCGTGAGCCTCGAGGACATGCGGCAGGCGCTGCTCGACGGCCTGAAGCGCGCCGTCGACACCGGCCTGTCCGACGAGGCGGTGGCGCGCGCCAAGAGCCGGCTCGAGGCCGACACCATCTACGCCCAGGACAGCCAGACCGCGCTCGCGCGCATCTTCGGTTCGACCCTCGCCACCGGCGGCACCGTCGACGACGTTCGGCACTGGCCGGCGCGCATCCGGGCCGTGCCGACCGCGGCGGTGAAGGCGGCAGCCGGTCTGCTCGCGCCCGAGCGGAGCGTCACCGGCTATCTGCGCAGCGCGCCGAACGGCCGCTCCTGA
- a CDS encoding M16 family metallopeptidase, whose amino-acid sequence MTFATRTVTVLRRSLAAAVGAAMLVATALPLASPALAANAVREVVSPGGIRAWLVTDHTVPLVSMDFAFRGGASQDPAGKPGVANLLSTLLDEGAGDLDSAAFQRRLDETAVRLSFSATYDSFGGSFASLSSRLKEGVGLLALALSAPRFDPDPIERMRASLVSGLRAQESDPDTIAGRIFREATFPDHPYGRPDEGTPETLAAIGRDDVAAFHATKLARDNLVIGVVGDVTPEELAPLLDLAFGALPAKADLTPVPDVVPKTGLTLSATVDEPQTSIRFATPGLLRADPDFMAAYVMNHVLGGGTFSSRLYTEVREKRGLAYNVFSAVIPYDHAGLFLAGTATRADKAAESVAVMRGELERMATEGPTEAELASAKTYLVGNYALRFDSSSKISAQLVGLQLDHLPIDYFETRNRLVEAVTLDDVRRVAKRILAAPTTVLTVGPGAG is encoded by the coding sequence ATGACCTTCGCCACCCGGACCGTCACCGTCCTCCGCCGCTCGCTGGCCGCCGCCGTCGGCGCCGCGATGCTGGTCGCCACCGCCCTGCCCCTCGCCTCGCCCGCCCTCGCCGCCAACGCTGTCCGCGAGGTCGTCAGCCCCGGCGGCATCCGTGCGTGGCTCGTCACCGACCACACGGTGCCGCTGGTGTCGATGGACTTCGCCTTCCGCGGCGGCGCATCCCAGGATCCGGCGGGCAAGCCCGGCGTCGCCAACCTGCTGTCGACGCTGCTCGACGAAGGCGCCGGCGACCTCGACAGCGCCGCCTTCCAGCGCCGGCTCGACGAGACCGCGGTGCGGCTGTCGTTCTCCGCGACCTACGATTCCTTCGGGGGCTCGTTCGCCAGCCTGTCGTCGCGGCTGAAGGAGGGCGTCGGCCTGCTGGCGCTGGCGCTGTCGGCGCCGCGCTTCGACCCAGACCCGATCGAGCGGATGCGCGCCAGCCTCGTCTCGGGCCTGCGCGCGCAGGAGAGCGATCCGGACACCATCGCCGGCCGCATCTTCCGCGAGGCGACCTTCCCCGACCATCCCTACGGCCGGCCGGACGAGGGTACGCCCGAGACGCTGGCGGCGATCGGCCGCGACGACGTCGCCGCCTTCCACGCCACCAAGCTCGCCCGCGACAATCTGGTGATCGGCGTCGTCGGCGACGTCACGCCCGAGGAACTCGCTCCGCTGCTCGACCTCGCCTTCGGCGCGCTGCCGGCGAAGGCGGACCTGACGCCGGTGCCCGACGTCGTGCCGAAGACCGGGCTGACGCTGTCCGCCACCGTCGACGAGCCGCAGACGTCGATCCGCTTCGCCACGCCGGGCCTGCTGCGCGCCGATCCGGACTTCATGGCCGCCTACGTGATGAACCACGTCCTCGGCGGCGGCACTTTTTCCTCGCGGCTCTATACGGAAGTGCGCGAGAAGCGCGGCCTCGCCTACAACGTCTTCAGCGCGGTGATCCCCTACGACCACGCCGGCCTGTTCCTCGCCGGCACCGCGACCCGGGCCGACAAGGCCGCCGAGAGCGTGGCGGTGATGCGCGGCGAGCTCGAGCGGATGGCGACGGAGGGGCCGACCGAGGCGGAGCTCGCCTCGGCCAAGACCTACCTCGTCGGCAACTACGCTCTCCGCTTCGACTCGTCGTCCAAGATCTCGGCCCAGCTCGTCGGGCTGCAACTCGACCATCTGCCGATCGACTATTTCGAGACCCGCAACCGACTGGTCGAGGCGGTCACGCTCGACGACGTCCGCCGGGTGGCCAAGCGCATCCTGGCGGCGCCGACGACGGTGCTGACGGTCGGTCCGGGCGCCGGCTGA
- a CDS encoding EAL domain-containing protein — protein sequence MSRLSTILIAVAMTVTAGSLAVVLSYALDFGLFEAGAVGLATLFGLALAHIQMERRRDRVWMEQRIAEIAAVAADANTEAGQAAVRAARADGDVGARVREETEPLAAEVEVLGHLMKQIAETVADIEIRHERRIEELAARPRIAAAPEPAVQPPAAPAVQIAATPEPRLAAPASAVQPEPSRVPSGFEREVETSIRAERIEIHLQPVVTLPQRKVRYYEVLTRLRGADGRLIPAAEFIPVAEARRLVAKVDTFQVIRSFQVLKRLTARNTEIGLFVNLSLASLADSTFFREFQAFLAQNRAVADLVQFEFRQDALAEMGPLEIESLRAIADLGFRFSVDNVTDLRTDFRGLSDLGFRTAKIAADRLLGRTAMPASDIHPADLAGHLQRQGIATIVDRIETESQVIDLLDYDVRLAQGFLFSAPRQVRPEILGSAAPAAQPAASPAAAAPRTAPPLRATR from the coding sequence ATGAGCCGGTTGTCGACGATCCTGATCGCGGTCGCCATGACGGTGACGGCGGGCTCGCTGGCCGTGGTGCTGAGCTACGCCCTCGATTTCGGCCTGTTCGAGGCCGGTGCGGTCGGCCTCGCGACCCTGTTCGGGCTCGCGCTCGCGCACATCCAGATGGAGCGTCGCCGCGACCGCGTCTGGATGGAGCAGCGCATCGCCGAGATCGCCGCCGTCGCCGCCGACGCCAATACCGAGGCCGGTCAGGCCGCCGTCCGTGCCGCCCGTGCCGACGGCGACGTCGGCGCCCGTGTCCGCGAGGAGACCGAGCCGCTGGCCGCCGAGGTCGAGGTGCTCGGCCACTTGATGAAGCAGATCGCCGAGACCGTCGCCGACATCGAGATCCGCCACGAGCGCCGCATCGAGGAACTCGCCGCCCGCCCGCGCATCGCCGCGGCGCCGGAGCCGGCCGTCCAGCCGCCGGCCGCGCCGGCCGTGCAGATCGCCGCGACGCCCGAACCCCGCCTCGCCGCCCCGGCGTCGGCCGTGCAGCCCGAGCCGTCGCGCGTGCCGTCCGGCTTCGAGCGAGAGGTCGAGACCTCGATCCGCGCCGAGCGCATCGAGATCCACCTCCAGCCGGTGGTGACGCTGCCGCAGCGCAAGGTGCGCTACTACGAGGTGCTGACCCGCCTGCGCGGTGCCGACGGCCGGCTGATCCCCGCCGCCGAGTTCATCCCGGTCGCCGAGGCGCGCCGTCTCGTCGCCAAGGTCGACACCTTCCAGGTGATCCGCTCGTTCCAGGTGCTCAAACGCCTGACCGCGCGCAACACCGAGATCGGCCTGTTCGTGAACCTGTCGCTGGCGAGCCTCGCCGACAGCACCTTCTTCCGGGAATTCCAGGCCTTCCTCGCCCAGAACCGCGCCGTCGCCGACCTCGTCCAGTTCGAGTTCCGCCAGGACGCGCTCGCCGAGATGGGCCCGCTCGAGATCGAGAGCCTGCGCGCCATCGCCGACCTCGGCTTCCGCTTCTCGGTCGACAACGTCACCGACCTCAGGACCGACTTCCGCGGTCTGTCCGACCTCGGCTTCCGCACCGCCAAGATCGCCGCCGACCGCCTGCTCGGCCGCACCGCGATGCCGGCCAGCGACATCCATCCGGCCGATCTCGCCGGCCACCTGCAGCGCCAGGGCATCGCCACCATCGTCGACCGCATCGAGACGGAATCGCAGGTGATCGACCTCCTGGACTACGACGTCCGCCTCGCCCAGGGCTTCCTGTTCTCGGCGCCGCGGCAGGTCCGTCCGGAGATCCTCGGCAGCGCCGCGCCGGCCGCCCAGCCGGCCGCGTCGCCCGCAGCGGCCGCGCCGCGCACCGCGCCGCCGCTCCGGGCGACGCGCTGA
- a CDS encoding heavy-metal-associated domain-containing protein translates to MIELDVGGMTCGGCAKAVEKAVARTDPAAKVTVDLPTGKVRIESATPAAAFAEAIEAAGYEVAA, encoded by the coding sequence ATGATCGAACTCGACGTCGGCGGCATGACCTGCGGCGGCTGCGCCAAGGCGGTGGAAAAGGCGGTGGCGCGGACGGATCCGGCGGCCAAGGTCACGGTCGACCTTCCCACGGGCAAGGTCCGGATCGAGAGCGCGACGCCGGCGGCGGCCTTCGCCGAGGCGATCGAGGCGGCCGGTTACGAGGTCGCCGCCTGA